The proteins below are encoded in one region of Nakamurella flava:
- a CDS encoding YdeI/OmpD-associated family protein has translation MRADVPEVVCETRAQWRAWLREHCEDATAVWLVTRRTSPDPDYEAAVVEALAVGWVDSTKRSIDADFSALYFVPRRRCSGWARTNKARIAALEAAGDLHARGAAVVAAARADGSWTLLDDVENLVVPDDLAVALDASGGRAFWDAGSRSARRAMLVWLVEAKKPDTRARRIAAIAEHAGRGERPPQFR, from the coding sequence ATGCGGGCCGACGTTCCCGAAGTGGTCTGCGAGACCCGCGCACAATGGCGGGCCTGGTTGCGCGAGCACTGCGAGGACGCCACCGCGGTCTGGTTGGTCACCCGCCGCACGTCGCCGGACCCGGACTACGAGGCGGCGGTCGTGGAGGCACTGGCGGTCGGCTGGGTGGACAGCACGAAACGCAGTATCGACGCCGACTTCTCGGCGCTGTACTTCGTGCCCCGCCGCCGGTGCAGTGGCTGGGCGCGGACGAACAAGGCGCGGATCGCCGCCCTGGAAGCGGCCGGGGATCTCCACGCGCGGGGCGCGGCCGTGGTCGCCGCGGCCCGGGCCGACGGCAGTTGGACCCTGCTCGACGACGTCGAGAACCTCGTCGTGCCGGACGATCTCGCGGTCGCACTCGACGCCTCGGGAGGTCGCGCCTTCTGGGACGCCGGCAGCCGGTCGGCCCGCCGGGCGATGCTCGTCTGGTTGGTGGAGGCGAAAAAGCCGGACACCCGGGCCCGGCGGATCGCGGCGATCGCCGAGCACGCGGGCCGGGGCGAGCGGCCACCGCAGTTCCGCTGA
- a CDS encoding PadR family transcriptional regulator encodes MGTPRLQEPSFLILSALADEPRHGYALLEQVSLLSGGAVTLKVGSLYGALDRLAAQGLLVVDREEVVESRLRRYYRLTPRGVEVLTQEAERLSRQAAAALQRLRAGQAPA; translated from the coding sequence ATGGGTACACCGCGGCTGCAGGAGCCGTCCTTCCTCATTCTCAGCGCGCTGGCCGACGAGCCGCGCCACGGGTACGCGCTGCTCGAGCAGGTGTCGCTGCTGTCCGGGGGCGCGGTGACCCTCAAGGTCGGCTCGCTCTACGGGGCACTCGACCGGCTGGCTGCTCAGGGCCTGTTGGTGGTGGACCGCGAGGAAGTCGTCGAGTCGCGGCTCCGCCGCTACTACCGGCTCACGCCGCGCGGGGTCGAGGTCCTCACGCAGGAGGCCGAACGACTGAGCCGGCAGGCAGCTGCGGCGCTGCAACGATTGCGTGCCGGTCAGGCCCCGGCATGA
- a CDS encoding DUF2567 domain-containing protein yields the protein MRAAVMLATGLLAAALLQGVLWARLAPGTPYQVSANGFGALPTTTNNRFVAAGLFALSGIAIGATAAVAAWSARRTRGIAMLVVLVAGSGVGAALAWGIGAWLAPGTDPAALVGADPAIIVTGHPTTGTWLVLLAQPTVAAGLYTALAAWNGLGDLGSGRAGVTGDGTPQTDPSLGIHAE from the coding sequence GTGCGAGCCGCTGTCATGCTGGCCACTGGTCTGCTGGCCGCGGCGCTGCTCCAGGGCGTGCTGTGGGCGCGCCTGGCGCCAGGAACGCCGTACCAGGTCAGCGCCAACGGCTTCGGTGCCCTGCCCACCACGACGAACAACCGTTTCGTCGCCGCCGGCCTCTTCGCGTTGTCCGGCATCGCCATCGGGGCGACCGCGGCGGTGGCCGCCTGGTCGGCCCGACGCACCCGTGGCATCGCCATGCTCGTCGTCCTGGTCGCCGGGAGTGGGGTCGGTGCGGCACTGGCGTGGGGGATCGGCGCCTGGTTGGCCCCGGGCACCGACCCGGCCGCGCTGGTCGGCGCCGATCCGGCCATCATCGTCACCGGCCACCCGACCACCGGGACCTGGCTCGTCCTGCTCGCCCAACCCACCGTCGCGGCCGGGCTCTACACCGCGCTCGCCGCCTGGAACGGGCTCGGCGATCTCGGGTCCGGGCGGGCGGGGGTCACCGGGGACGGAACGCCGCAAACGGATCCGTCACTCGGTATTCACGCAGAGTGA
- a CDS encoding NUDIX hydrolase — protein MADTSLEVLAAVFTVRPGGTPHTGTPPGLHVLLWQRAQEPDLGRWALPGGIVLPSEDVDASASRQLAEKVDLTRVSHLEQIGVFSAPDRVPGVRTVATGFLGLVPLITQGDHDPQIPADTAWHPVDRLPEMAFDHRVITERAHQRLQAKLSYTNLAFALAPASFTVAELRRIYTCALGHDVDPTNLQRILTRRGMLEATGTTAPPGPSGGRPAAMYRFTLREYRVTDPFAAFRPR, from the coding sequence GTGGCGGATACCTCACTGGAGGTCCTCGCCGCGGTGTTCACCGTGCGCCCGGGAGGTACCCCACACACCGGAACACCACCGGGTCTTCATGTCCTGCTGTGGCAGCGGGCCCAGGAACCCGACCTCGGACGGTGGGCGCTCCCCGGCGGCATCGTGCTGCCTTCCGAAGATGTTGACGCATCGGCGAGCCGACAGTTGGCGGAGAAGGTGGATCTCACCCGAGTGAGTCATCTTGAACAGATCGGCGTCTTCTCCGCGCCCGATCGAGTACCCGGCGTGCGGACCGTCGCGACCGGCTTCCTCGGGCTGGTCCCGCTGATCACCCAGGGTGATCATGACCCGCAGATCCCCGCCGACACCGCCTGGCACCCGGTCGACCGCCTACCGGAGATGGCGTTCGACCACCGGGTCATCACCGAGCGCGCCCATCAGCGCCTGCAGGCCAAGCTCTCGTACACCAACCTGGCCTTCGCCCTGGCCCCGGCCAGCTTCACCGTCGCTGAGCTGCGACGGATCTACACCTGTGCCCTCGGGCACGATGTCGACCCGACCAACCTGCAACGGATCCTGACCCGGCGCGGCATGCTCGAGGCCACCGGCACCACCGCCCCCCCGGGACCGAGCGGAGGGCGGCCGGCCGCGATGTATCGGTTCACTCTGCGTGAATACCGAGTGACGGATCCGTTTGCGGCGTTCCGTCCCCGGTGA
- the nadA gene encoding quinolinate synthase NadA — protein sequence MTVVDIPAVPSAPASPVSGAQWAAEVRALAEERNAVILAHNYQLPEIQDVAHHVGDSLYLSRIAATAPESTIVFCGVHFMAETAKILSPEKTVLIPDAAAGCSLADSLTADQLRAWKAENPGAVVVSYVNTTAEVKAETDICCTSSNAVDVVASIPADTPVLFGPDQFLGAHVRRVLQRDNIQVWGGECHVHAGINGAQLAATAEADPEADLYIHPECGCATSALYLATAGAVAPERIKILSTGDMVTAAKQSTSRSVLVATEIGMIHQLRRAAPGIDFRPVNDRASCSYMKMITPEKVLRSLRELRDEVVVDPQIAARARGAVERMIAIGNSGGGE from the coding sequence ATGACCGTCGTTGATATCCCCGCCGTCCCGTCCGCACCGGCCAGCCCGGTGTCCGGTGCCCAGTGGGCGGCCGAGGTGCGCGCCCTCGCCGAGGAGCGCAACGCGGTGATCCTGGCGCACAACTACCAGCTGCCGGAGATCCAGGACGTGGCCCACCACGTCGGCGATTCGCTGTACCTGTCGCGCATCGCGGCGACCGCCCCCGAGTCGACCATCGTCTTCTGCGGCGTGCATTTCATGGCCGAGACGGCCAAGATCCTCTCGCCCGAGAAGACCGTGCTGATCCCGGACGCCGCGGCCGGGTGCTCGCTGGCCGATTCGCTGACCGCGGACCAGTTGCGGGCCTGGAAGGCCGAGAACCCCGGTGCGGTGGTGGTGTCCTACGTCAACACCACGGCGGAGGTGAAGGCCGAGACCGACATCTGCTGCACGTCGTCCAATGCGGTCGACGTCGTCGCCTCCATCCCGGCCGACACCCCCGTCCTCTTCGGCCCCGACCAGTTCCTCGGTGCCCACGTCCGCCGCGTCCTGCAGCGCGACAACATCCAGGTCTGGGGCGGGGAGTGCCACGTGCACGCCGGCATCAATGGCGCCCAGCTCGCCGCCACCGCCGAGGCCGACCCCGAGGCCGACCTCTACATCCACCCGGAATGCGGCTGCGCCACCAGTGCCCTGTATCTGGCCACCGCCGGAGCCGTCGCGCCGGAACGCATCAAGATCCTGTCGACCGGCGACATGGTCACGGCAGCCAAGCAGTCGACCTCGCGCAGTGTCCTGGTGGCCACCGAGATCGGCATGATCCACCAGCTCCGCCGGGCCGCCCCCGGCATCGATTTCCGTCCGGTCAACGACCGGGCGTCCTGCTCGTACATGAAGATGATCACCCCCGAGAAGGTGCTCCGCAGCCTGCGGGAACTGCGCGACGAGGTCGTCGTCGACCCGCAGATCGCCGCGCGGGCCCGTGGTGCCGTCGAGCGGATGATCGCCATCGGGAACAGTGGAGGTGGGGAATGA
- a CDS encoding L-aspartate oxidase — translation MIPGLPDFTASADVVVVGSGVAGLTVALDAAAAGRSVVLVTKGAPADANTTWAQGGVAVVQPDPADRDPGDTVAAHVHDTVVAGAGLTDPAATAVILGQGPAAVERLRARGAVFDAGPAGLLRTREGGHHANRVVHAGGDATGAEIERALLAAPGLPTVLADHQALDVLLDDDGHAVGISVLAAAGAALADPELDGLDGVPRIADAADRRPVVGHILARSVVLATGGAGHLYAVTTNPSVATGDGLAMALRAGAAVSDVEFMQFHPTALWTGPFERGSRPLVTEAVRGEGAVLVDVAGHRIMPGVHPLADLAPRDVVALAISRSMAGSGGTPADHVLLDATGIAAEKFRRRFPTVTAACRAAGIDPSVDPIPVAPAAHYHCGGVLTDLSGRTTVPGLYAVGEVARTGLHGANRLASNSLLEGLVMGERVAADLPVAGPAAVGRAIGVAPGTGIGATGQLPLADPRERLGLQLAMSASVGIGRDAAGLAQASAVAQAAALGGRAPLTPVREAVEAANLSLVAGAVIAAAADRTESRGCHVRVDHPGTDITARSTVVRWRDGEFVVHPLELAQVSA, via the coding sequence ATGATCCCCGGTCTGCCCGATTTCACCGCCAGCGCTGACGTCGTGGTGGTCGGGTCCGGCGTCGCCGGACTCACCGTCGCCCTCGACGCCGCCGCGGCCGGCCGGTCCGTCGTCCTGGTCACCAAGGGCGCCCCGGCCGACGCCAACACCACCTGGGCGCAGGGCGGTGTCGCGGTCGTCCAGCCCGATCCGGCCGACCGCGACCCCGGCGACACCGTCGCCGCCCACGTTCACGACACCGTCGTCGCCGGCGCCGGTCTGACCGACCCGGCCGCCACGGCGGTCATCCTCGGCCAGGGTCCGGCCGCCGTCGAACGACTCCGCGCCCGCGGCGCCGTCTTCGACGCCGGCCCGGCCGGTCTGCTGCGCACCCGGGAAGGCGGCCACCACGCCAACCGCGTGGTGCACGCCGGCGGAGACGCGACCGGTGCCGAGATCGAGCGGGCCCTGCTGGCCGCCCCCGGCCTGCCCACCGTGCTGGCCGACCATCAGGCCCTCGACGTGCTGCTCGACGACGACGGACACGCCGTCGGCATCAGCGTGCTGGCCGCCGCCGGCGCCGCGCTGGCCGACCCCGAGCTCGACGGTCTGGACGGCGTCCCGCGGATCGCCGACGCCGCCGACCGGCGCCCGGTCGTCGGACACATCCTGGCCCGGTCCGTCGTACTGGCCACCGGGGGAGCCGGTCACCTGTACGCCGTCACCACCAACCCGTCGGTGGCCACCGGTGACGGCCTGGCCATGGCCCTGCGCGCCGGGGCTGCGGTGTCCGATGTCGAGTTCATGCAGTTCCACCCGACGGCGCTGTGGACCGGCCCCTTCGAACGCGGTTCGCGGCCGCTGGTCACCGAGGCCGTCCGCGGCGAAGGCGCCGTCCTGGTCGACGTCGCCGGGCACCGGATCATGCCCGGGGTGCATCCGCTGGCCGATCTCGCCCCGCGCGACGTGGTCGCCCTGGCGATCTCCCGATCGATGGCCGGCTCCGGCGGGACACCCGCCGACCACGTGCTGCTCGACGCCACCGGCATTGCCGCCGAGAAGTTCCGTCGTCGGTTCCCCACGGTCACCGCGGCCTGCCGGGCCGCCGGGATCGACCCCTCCGTCGACCCCATCCCGGTCGCCCCGGCCGCCCACTACCACTGCGGCGGGGTGCTCACCGATCTGTCCGGGCGGACCACCGTCCCCGGCCTGTACGCGGTCGGCGAGGTCGCCCGCACCGGACTGCACGGCGCCAACCGGCTCGCCTCCAACTCGCTGCTCGAAGGGCTGGTCATGGGCGAGCGCGTCGCCGCCGACCTACCCGTGGCCGGACCTGCCGCGGTCGGCCGGGCCATCGGCGTGGCCCCCGGCACCGGTATCGGCGCCACCGGTCAGCTCCCGCTGGCCGACCCCCGGGAACGGCTCGGACTGCAGCTGGCGATGAGCGCCTCCGTCGGCATCGGCCGGGACGCGGCCGGGCTGGCCCAGGCGTCCGCCGTGGCCCAGGCGGCGGCGCTGGGTGGACGCGCGCCGCTGACCCCGGTCCGGGAAGCCGTCGAGGCCGCCAACCTGTCCCTGGTGGCCGGGGCGGTCATCGCCGCCGCGGCCGATCGCACCGAGTCCCGCGGTTGCCACGTCCGCGTCGACCACCCCGGGACCGACATCACCGCCCGGTCCACCGTGGTGCGCTGGCGGGACGGCGAGTTCGTCGTGCACCCGCTCGAACTGGCCCAGGTGTCGGCATGA
- the nadC gene encoding carboxylating nicotinate-nucleotide diphosphorylase, translating into MTVTGERFVGDRTAGELTPPSAAAVQTVIATALAEDLQDGPDVTTTATVPADQRRTALVVPRADGVLAGVQVAAEVFRQVLEDPQIEVLVEDGTAIRAGQPVLAVTGATRGLLTAERTALNLLTHLSGIATATRAWVDAVDGTGARIRDTRKTLAGLRILEKYAVRCGGGVNHRMSLGDAALIKDNHVAAAGSVTAAITAVRAADPDIALEVEVDSLVQLDEAIAAGAELVLLDNFSLADTLTAVDRVRQAVAAGASRVLLEASGGLTLERAAEVAATGVDYIAVGAITHSAPALDLGLDLDPA; encoded by the coding sequence ATGACGGTCACCGGGGAACGTTTCGTCGGCGACCGGACCGCGGGGGAGCTGACACCCCCGTCGGCGGCCGCGGTCCAGACGGTGATCGCCACCGCCCTGGCCGAGGATCTGCAGGACGGTCCGGACGTCACCACCACTGCGACGGTGCCCGCCGACCAGCGGCGTACCGCGCTCGTCGTCCCGCGGGCCGACGGTGTGCTGGCCGGCGTGCAGGTGGCGGCCGAGGTTTTCCGGCAGGTGCTGGAAGACCCGCAGATCGAGGTCCTGGTGGAGGACGGAACGGCGATCCGGGCCGGGCAGCCGGTGCTGGCGGTCACCGGGGCGACCCGCGGGCTGCTCACCGCCGAACGCACCGCGCTGAACCTGTTGACCCACCTGTCCGGGATCGCCACCGCCACCCGCGCCTGGGTCGACGCGGTCGACGGGACCGGCGCCCGCATCCGTGACACCCGCAAGACGTTGGCGGGTCTGCGCATCCTGGAGAAGTACGCGGTCCGGTGCGGCGGCGGGGTCAATCACCGGATGTCGCTGGGCGACGCCGCGTTGATCAAGGACAACCACGTGGCCGCGGCCGGCTCGGTGACCGCCGCGATCACTGCGGTCCGGGCGGCCGACCCCGACATCGCGCTGGAGGTGGAGGTCGACTCCCTCGTCCAACTCGACGAGGCGATCGCCGCGGGCGCGGAACTCGTCCTGCTGGACAACTTCTCGCTCGCCGACACCCTCACCGCGGTCGACCGGGTCCGGCAGGCGGTCGCGGCCGGTGCGTCCCGGGTTCTGTTGGAGGCTTCCGGTGGTCTGACCCTGGAGCGGGCCGCCGA